One window of Chloroflexus aggregans DSM 9485 genomic DNA carries:
- a CDS encoding glycosyltransferase family protein, with amino-acid sequence MAITQPKKITVTIQSTARRLLIDAAEWRFYGWVILGLLIVIWAPIVFAFVTAPPDRQFMGVIDGVPDHNQYFAWMRSFTTANLAANRLTPEPNEPAFFNLLWWVTARLSVITGVSYIIAYTILRLVAILSLIGSLLIFLQLMVDQPRQRQIAFWLICTSSGLGVIWIVIKYLVGLPEAPFPISIYTVEPNTLMIMQAFPHFTMALALIITIFSLMWLGWRKQQLRYAIGAGIVGAVLALQHAYDLLIVYSMLGLFGLLIWWRDRRFPSLLFQQGVILVFFSAPGALYLAYLVANEPIWGRKLEQFDNAGVFTPNPALLVILLGVPFVLALAGLRRRMFRSADDRDMLIAAWFVVHFVLMYLPLKFQIHMLLGVQVPMVLLATRYLDERLIPALRRGGRYALGLGVAAVFGLSIVTSVYIQGWRFVYLARYEQPHYLTNDELAALQWLQQHTTADDVVLADIELGQFVPVWSDARAYIAHWAGTLNFFSRRDNARTVLDPTTSSDQRQRILAADGVSYVVMRDRDGSRTALSQDNHLVVVYENATVSVYRVRR; translated from the coding sequence ATGGCCATTACCCAGCCCAAAAAGATAACCGTCACGATTCAATCAACCGCACGCCGGTTGTTGATTGATGCGGCCGAGTGGCGCTTTTACGGGTGGGTCATTCTTGGCTTACTCATCGTGATTTGGGCGCCAATAGTGTTTGCTTTTGTCACCGCACCGCCTGACCGTCAGTTTATGGGTGTGATCGATGGGGTACCGGATCACAACCAATATTTTGCGTGGATGCGCAGCTTTACTACAGCGAATCTCGCGGCAAACCGGCTCACTCCAGAACCGAATGAGCCGGCGTTTTTCAATCTGCTGTGGTGGGTAACTGCACGATTGAGCGTGATCACCGGCGTATCGTACATTATCGCCTATACCATCTTGCGTCTAGTAGCGATCCTTTCGCTCATCGGCAGTCTGCTGATCTTTTTACAACTCATGGTTGATCAGCCGCGCCAACGTCAGATCGCTTTCTGGCTAATTTGCACCAGCAGTGGCCTCGGTGTGATTTGGATTGTGATCAAATATCTCGTCGGTTTACCTGAGGCACCTTTCCCTATTAGCATTTACACCGTTGAGCCAAATACGCTGATGATCATGCAGGCCTTTCCACACTTCACTATGGCACTTGCGTTGATCATCACGATCTTTAGCTTAATGTGGTTAGGATGGCGCAAACAACAATTACGCTACGCCATCGGCGCCGGTATCGTGGGAGCAGTGTTAGCACTGCAACATGCCTACGATTTGCTGATCGTCTATAGCATGTTAGGCCTCTTCGGCCTGCTGATTTGGTGGCGCGACCGGCGTTTTCCTAGTCTACTTTTCCAACAGGGTGTGATATTAGTGTTCTTTTCAGCGCCAGGGGCACTCTATCTGGCCTATCTAGTCGCGAATGAGCCGATTTGGGGGCGTAAACTTGAACAGTTCGATAATGCCGGTGTGTTTACGCCCAACCCGGCGTTGCTGGTAATATTGCTCGGTGTACCGTTCGTGCTCGCCCTCGCCGGTCTCCGTCGGCGCATGTTTCGTAGCGCCGACGATCGCGATATGTTGATCGCTGCTTGGTTTGTGGTTCACTTTGTGTTGATGTACTTACCGCTGAAATTTCAGATTCATATGTTGCTTGGTGTGCAAGTACCAATGGTGTTGCTCGCAACACGCTATCTCGATGAACGGCTTATTCCGGCCTTGCGTCGGGGTGGGCGGTATGCGTTGGGATTGGGCGTAGCCGCCGTATTCGGTCTGAGTATTGTCACGAGCGTGTATATCCAAGGATGGCGTTTTGTGTACCTGGCACGCTACGAGCAACCGCACTACCTGACCAATGATGAATTGGCTGCATTACAATGGCTACAACAGCATACCACTGCCGATGATGTGGTCTTAGCCGATATTGAGCTAGGACAATTCGTGCCGGTTTGGAGCGATGCACGGGCGTATATCGCCCATTGGGCGGGCACGCTCAACTTTTTTAGCCGACGGGATAACGCCCGTACCGTCCTTGACCCGACTACCTCATCCGATCAACGTCAGCGGATTCTTGCTGCAGATGGTGTGTCGTATGTGGTAATGCGCGACCGCGACGGGTCTCGTACTGCGCTAAGCCAGGATAACCATCTGGTCGTGGTGTACGAGAACGCAACGGTGTCGGTGTATCGAGTACGGCGGTGA